The following are from one region of the Hemibagrus wyckioides isolate EC202008001 linkage group LG24, SWU_Hwy_1.0, whole genome shotgun sequence genome:
- the slc29a4a gene encoding equilibrative nucleoside transporter 4 → MGSRGVERRKPATPAQTPEGNVVMSFSFESYQLEEEDCQGKDIPDKGVLALSEPVLEEPIPDDRYHGIYFAMLLAGVGFLLPYNSFITDVDYLHHKFKGTSIVFDMSLTYILVALVAVVLNNVLVEMLSLHTRITVGYLFALGPLLFVSIFDVWLEKFTTNQAYALNLISVGVVAFGCTVQQSSFYGYMGMLPKRYTQGVMTGESTAGVIISLSRIFTKLLIKDERKNTIIFFLISISMELMCFILHLLVRRTRFVRYYTSLARQGLSHPKDRTHHGNQYHVHHDVITEDVRFDNGAVGVSPAEDGSAEPDYSGSSTYVRFDVPKMKIKRSWPGIKDMILHRYVVARVIWPYMLSIAVTYFITLCLFPGLESEIRNATLGEWLPILIMAIFNMSDFVGKILAALPYEWNGVRLLFFSCIRVVFIPLFIMCVYPVPKPTLCHPAWPCVFSLLMGITNGYFGSVPMIQAAGKVPPEQRELAGNTMTVSYMAGLMLGSVVAYAAYRFTVPGSGFHSETGLNFTQGY, encoded by the exons ATGGGCTCTAGAGGAGTGGAGAGGCGCAAACCGGCCACCCCGGCCCAGACCCCAGAGGGCAACGTGGTGATGAGCTTCAGCTTCGAGAGCTATCAGCTAGAGGAAGAGGACTGCCAAGGCAAAGACATTCCTGACAAAGGGGTGCTGGCTCTCTCTGAGCCTG TGTTAGAGGAACCGATTCCGGATGATCGCTATCATGGAATTTATTTTGCTATGCTGCTGGCTGGAGTTGGCTTCCTGTTACCTTACAATAGCTTCATCACAGACGTGGACTACCTCCATCATAAATTCAAAG GGACATCCATTGTGTTCGACATGAGCCTGACATATATTCTCGTGGCTCTCGTTGCGGTGGTACTGAACAATGTCCTGGTGGAGATGCTCAGCCTGCACACCAGGATTACTGTGG GTTACCTCTTTGCGCTCGGGCCGCTGCTTTTTGTCAGCATATTTGATGTGTGGCTGGAGAAGTTTACCACCAACCAGGCGTACGCCCTCAACCTAATATCTGTGGGTGTTGTGGCATTTGGATGCACAG TGCAGCAGTCCAGTTTCTATGGTTACATGGGAATGCTTCCAAAACGCTACACACAAGGAGTAATGACTGGAGAAA GTACTGCAGGCGTGATCATTTCACTCAGTCGGATCTTCACCAAGCTGCTGATTAAAGACGAGAGGAAAAACACCAtcatcttcttcctcatctCCATCAGCATGGAGCTGATGTGTTTCATTTTGCATCTGCTGGTGCGCAGGACACGATTCGTGCGCTACTACACCAGCCTGGCACGTCAAGGCTTGAGCCACCCCAAAGACCGAACACACCACGGCAACCAGTACCACGTCCACCATGACGTCATAACAGAGGACGTGAGATTC GACAATGGTGCAGTGGGTGTTTCTCCTGCTGAAGATGGCAGTGCAGAACCAGACTACAGTGGCAGCAGCACATATGTGAGATTTGATGTGCCTAAGATGAAGATAAAAAGGAGCTGGCCAGGCATCAAGG ATATGATCCTGCATCGGTATGTGGTTGCTCGTGTGATTTGGCCCTACATGTTGTCTATTGCTGTCACCTACTTCATCACACTGTGCCTGTTTCCCGGCCTGGAGTCTGAGATCCGCAACGCCACACTGGGAGAATGGCTCCCCATCCTCATCATGGCCATCTTCAACATGTCCGACTTTGTTGGCAAA ATCTTGGCCGCTTTGCCTTATGAGTGGAACGGGGTGCGCCTGCTGTTTTTCTCCTGCATAAGGGTGGTCTTTATCCCTCtcttcatcatgtgtgtgtatcctgtgcCAAAGCCTACACTCTGTCACCCGGCATGGCCTTGTGTCTTCTCCCTCCTTATGGGAATCACCAATGGTTACTTCGGTAGCGTACCCATGATTCAGGCTGCTGGAAAAGTGCCACCTGAGCAGAGGGAGCTAGCAG
- the atp5mf gene encoding ATP synthase subunit f, mitochondrial has translation MADRPVPLAEKRLMDVKLGQLPSWLGTRDFTPNGLLGSVRKGYERYYNKYINVKKGGFGGIAMILAGYVVLSYVWEYDHIKHDRWRKYH, from the exons ATGGCGGACAGACCAG TGCCCTTGGCTGAGAAGAGGCTCATGGATGTGAAGCTTGGTCAGCTGCCATCCTGGCTCGGTACACGGGACTTCACCCCTAACGGCCTGCTCGGTTCTGTTCGCAAAG gcTATGAAAGATATTACAACAAGTACATCAACGTGAAGAAGGGAGGGTTTGGCGGCATCGCCATGATTCTGGCTGGTTATGTTGTACTGAGCTACGTTTGGGAATATGATCATATTA AGCATGACCGCTGGAGAAAGTACCACTGA
- the cpsf4 gene encoding cleavage and polyadenylation specificity factor subunit 4 isoform X2, which produces MQELIANVDHIKFDLEIAVEQQLGAQPLPFPGMDKSGAAVCEFFMRSACLKGGMCPFRHISGEKTVVCKHWLRGLCKKGDQCEFLHEYDMTKMPECYFYSKFGECSNKECPFLHIDPESKIKDCPWYDRGFCKHGPDCRHRHTRRVICVNYLVGFCPEGKSCKFMHPRFELPMGTNEQPPLPQQAQTQQKNAQSLNRSSLSLIQLTSNNSNINSNHQKPSHILGVSQPQNNTGGPRGPRPLDQVTCYKCGEKGHYANKCTKGHLAFLSGQ; this is translated from the exons ATGCAGGAGCTAATTGCCAACGTTGATCATATAAAGTTTGATCTGGAGATTGCTGTCGAGCAGCAGTTAGGGGCTCAACCGCTGCCGTTTCCAGGAATGGACA AATCAGGAGCAGCCGTGTGCGAGTTTTTCATGAGATCTGCTTGTCTAAAAG GTGGAATGTGTCCTTTTCGGCACATCAGTGGAGAAAAGACAGTGGTTTGTAAACACTGGCTTCGAGGATTGTGCAAGAAAGGAGATCAGTGCGAATTTCTGCACGAGTACGACATGACGAAGATGCCAGAATGCTATTTCTACTCCAAGTTTG GGGAATGCAGTAATAAAGAATGTCCTTTCTTACACATTGACCCGGAATCTAAGATTAAAGACTGTCCGTGGTACGACCGAGGCTTCTGCAAGCACg GCCCGGATTGCCGACACAGACACACGAGGAGGGTCATCTGTGTTAATTATCTCGTCGGATTCTGTCCTGAGGGCAAGTCGTGCAAGTTCATGCA CCCACGCTTCGAGCTGCCTATGGGGACAAACGAACAGCCACCTCTGCCTCAGCAAGCCCAGACCCAGCAAAAG AATGCACAGAGCTTAAACAGATCATCGTTGTCACTGATCCAGTTAACCAGCAACAACTCCAACATCAACAGCAACCATCAGAAACCTTCACACATTCTCGGAGTGTCACAGCCTCAGAACAACACGGGCGGCCCCCGAGGCCCTCGTCCACTGGACCAGGTCACATGTTACAAG TGTGGAGAAAAGGGACATTACGCAAACAAATGCACGAAAGGACACCTGGCTTTCCTAAGTGGACAGTAA
- the cpsf4 gene encoding cleavage and polyadenylation specificity factor subunit 4 isoform X1, whose amino-acid sequence MQELIANVDHIKFDLEIAVEQQLGAQPLPFPGMDKSGAAVCEFFMRSACLKGGMCPFRHISGEKTVVCKHWLRGLCKKGDQCEFLHEYDMTKMPECYFYSKFGECSNKECPFLHIDPESKIKDCPWYDRGFCKHGPDCRHRHTRRVICVNYLVGFCPEGKSCKFMHPRFELPMGTNEQPPLPQQAQTQQKQNAQSLNRSSLSLIQLTSNNSNINSNHQKPSHILGVSQPQNNTGGPRGPRPLDQVTCYKCGEKGHYANKCTKGHLAFLSGQ is encoded by the exons ATGCAGGAGCTAATTGCCAACGTTGATCATATAAAGTTTGATCTGGAGATTGCTGTCGAGCAGCAGTTAGGGGCTCAACCGCTGCCGTTTCCAGGAATGGACA AATCAGGAGCAGCCGTGTGCGAGTTTTTCATGAGATCTGCTTGTCTAAAAG GTGGAATGTGTCCTTTTCGGCACATCAGTGGAGAAAAGACAGTGGTTTGTAAACACTGGCTTCGAGGATTGTGCAAGAAAGGAGATCAGTGCGAATTTCTGCACGAGTACGACATGACGAAGATGCCAGAATGCTATTTCTACTCCAAGTTTG GGGAATGCAGTAATAAAGAATGTCCTTTCTTACACATTGACCCGGAATCTAAGATTAAAGACTGTCCGTGGTACGACCGAGGCTTCTGCAAGCACg GCCCGGATTGCCGACACAGACACACGAGGAGGGTCATCTGTGTTAATTATCTCGTCGGATTCTGTCCTGAGGGCAAGTCGTGCAAGTTCATGCA CCCACGCTTCGAGCTGCCTATGGGGACAAACGAACAGCCACCTCTGCCTCAGCAAGCCCAGACCCAGCAAAAG CAGAATGCACAGAGCTTAAACAGATCATCGTTGTCACTGATCCAGTTAACCAGCAACAACTCCAACATCAACAGCAACCATCAGAAACCTTCACACATTCTCGGAGTGTCACAGCCTCAGAACAACACGGGCGGCCCCCGAGGCCCTCGTCCACTGGACCAGGTCACATGTTACAAG TGTGGAGAAAAGGGACATTACGCAAACAAATGCACGAAAGGACACCTGGCTTTCCTAAGTGGACAGTAA
- the bud31 gene encoding protein BUD31 homolog, producing MPKVKRSRKPPPDGWELIEPTLDELDQKMREAETEPHEGKRKVESLWPIFRLHHQRSRYIFDLFYKRKAISRELYDYCIREGYADKNLIAKWKKQGYENLCCLRCIQTRDTNFGTNCICRVPKGKLEVGRIIECTHCGCRGCSG from the exons ATGCCCAAagtaaaaagaagcagaaagccACCACCAGACGGCTGGGAGCTGATCGAGCCTACTCTTGATGAATTAGATCAGAAAATGAGGGAAG CTGAAACCGAGCCTCATGAGGGCAAACGGAAAGTTGAGTCCCTTTGGCCAATATTCAGACTTCATCACCAGCGAAGCCGCTACATTTTCGACCTGTTTTACAAAAGAAAAGCAATCAGCAGAG AGCTCTATGATTACTGTATAAGGGAAGGCTATGCCGACAAGAATCTCATTGCAAAGTGGAAGAAGCAGGGCTACGAAAACCTGTGCTGTCTTCGCTGCATTCAGACACGGGACACCAACTTTGGAACGAATTGCATATGCAGAGTGCCGAAAGGCAAACTGGAAGTG GGTCGTATCATTGAGTGCACTCACTGTGGATGCAGAGGATGTTCTGGATGA